The sequence below is a genomic window from Vicinamibacteria bacterium.
CACCATCGATCTCGAGGCATACGAGGTCCTCTCCCGGTACAAGACCCCCGGTAAATCCTTCTCGGAAGTGATCAAGGACGAGCTCGGGCGTCGGCGAACGGGTCGGGATCTTCGCCGCATCGTGGAGCGGCTTCGCATGAGTGAGGATGCACTCGATG
It includes:
- a CDS encoding antitoxin VapB family protein, with the protein product MAVKTITIDLEAYEVLSRYKTPGKSFSEVIKDELGRRRTGRDLRRIVERLRMSEDALD